GCCAGGGGGCGTCCATGTGGGTGCCGGCGTGGGGGATGACTGCGAGGTCCTCCCAGGCGAGTCCCATTTCGTCGGGGAAGTCGCTCGCCTCGACGTCGTGGCCGAGTCCGCTGAGGTTCTCCGCGAGGCGCTCGGCACCGGCTTCATGGTCGAACGCGTCGATCGACGGCGGCATCGGCTCGCTCGGCGGGTCGTCCTCGAGACCGATGCTCAGGTCGATCAGCGTCGCATCGTCGGCTGTCAACAGTCCGCTCATAGGGGCTACGTTTCGGGGCATCCATTTGAAACTGACTGCGGGGGCTGGCTGTGACGACGACACACCGTTGCGAATAGAACTGGATATTCGTAACCTCCTAATACAAAGAGTGATTGATATTGTACAATGACCTACGAAACACTGGATGACGATCTGGTAAACGAACTTCTCGACAACGGTCGCGCGAGTCTCCGCAGCCTCGCCGAAGAGCTCGACGTCTCGGTGACGACGGTCTCCAACCACCTTTCGGACCTCGAGGAGGAGGGCGTCATCGAGGGCTACACGCCGAAAGTCAACTACGACGAACTCGGCTACGACGTCACCGCGATCATGCAGCTCAAAGCCGAGGGCCATGCGCTGCCCGAAATCACCGAGACGCTTCAGGACCACCGACAGATGATCTCGGTCTACGAGGTCACGGGCGACTACGACGTGATCGCTATCGGCAAGTTCGAAGACACCGACGACATGAACGATCAGATCAAGACCCTGATCACCGATCCGGACATCAACCAGTCAAACACGAGCATCGTTCTCAACACCGTCGCCGAGAACGAACAGTTCGAACTCGAGACCGACGACGACTGAACGAGATCGCTCTCAACCGGGAGTAGATCGTTTTCGCGCGTCAGACCCCGATAGGGCGGCCGAAAACCCTTCTGTATCGGTAGCTACGGCATCGGAGCGCCGTTTCGAACGCGGCGTTGCCGAGCCGACGTTCCGGAACTGCTACCCGACAGAGTGACGTGCCGTCCCTGTGGGCGGTAAGAATTCGAGTCTCCCGGCGTCGCTTCGAGAGCCATCGCCGTCATGTTAGAGAGAATCTCGAGAAGGTATTTACACGCTCACGAGAACTCCATGTACATGTACGATTTCGTTGTTGTCGGCGTCGGACCGCCGGGAGCGCGCTTTGCCCGCCGGGCCGCCGAAGACGGCTACGACGTGCTCGCCGTAGAAAAGGGGACGATCGGCGAGCCGCTGGCCTGCTCGGGGCACGTGAGCACGGACATCTGGGAGTTCACCGGCGAGGGCGCTCGCGAGGAGCTGTTCCAGAACGAAATTTACGGCGCGCGATTCCACGTCGGCGGACCACACAGCGAGGCCTACCCCTTCTACAAGAGCGAGGTCGCGTCGAACGTCATCGACCGCGTCGGACTGGATCGCCACCTCGCTGATCTCGCACGCGAGGCAGGCGCGGACGTCCGCGAGGAACACACCGTCACGGCGGTTACCGAACGCCGCGACCGCGTCGAGGTCGTCGCGAACGGTCCCGACGGAGTCGTCGAGTTCGAAGCGAAGATGCTCGCCGGCTGCGACGGGGCTCGATCGCGAGTGCGGGACGAACTCGACCTCCCCGAGCCTGACGAACTCCTCCACGGTGTGCTCGCGTTCTCCGAGGAGGAGGACCACGAGAACTTCGTCGACGTCCACCTCACCGCACCGACCTTTTTTGCCTGGCGGATTCCCCGCGGCGATGCCGGCGTCGAGTACGGGCTCGCGGCGCCGCCGGGCGTCCAGGTCACCAAACACTTCGAGGAACTGATCGACGGCTACGAGATCGACGTCTCGCACCGCTGCTCGGGCCCGATCCCGATCGGGCCGCCGGACCGCGTCACAACCCGCCGCGCGTTCCTGATCGGCGATGCGGCCGCCCAGACCAAGCCGTTCACCGGCGGGGGGATCCTCTATAGCATGACCAGTGCCGATCACGCCGCCCGCGAGATCGATCCCGACCGGCCGACCACGCTCGCGGCCTACGAACACGCCTGGCGCAACGATCTCGAGCGGGAGCAAACGCTCGGTCACTACCTCCGTCGAGCCTATTCGCTTCCTGAGCCCGTTCAGCACGTCGGACTCGGCGCGCTCTCGGGCGAGATTGGTGTCCACATGGATCGACCGACCTCGCTCGTTTCGCCGTCGCACCTCAAAACGCTGCTCTCGAGACTCCGATAGCCGTCCGTCGTCGCCCCGGCGATGTTTCCCCGCCACCGGAGTCCCGTCCACCGACGGAACCCGCAGCCGACAGACCGAAGGCGTCAGTCCCGAAACGGACAGTAGATGACTGGCCGGCAGCGCGCTGCAGTCGAGTTCGTCGCGCGGAGCCTCGAGCGCCTCGGGATCATCGACGCCGAGCGGTTCCATCCGACCGCAGATCTGGCGTGGCCACGGATCGTGACGGGGTTTGCGATCATGTCCAAGCAGACGGCCGATCTCGCGATGGTCGGCATCGCGGTCGGGACGGCGGGAACCGCGGGGCTGGCGTACGCGCTCGCATTCTGGGAGATCGTCACGATGATCGGGCTGGGGCTGGCCGGCGGCACCGTCAGTCTGGTCTCCCAGAACTACGGCGGCGAGGAGACCGACCGCGCCTCGCTCGTGGTGAAACAGAGCGTTCTGCTCGCGACTGCGATCGCCCTGCCGATTGTCGCCGTTTTCCTGCTCTTTGCCGACTCGCTGATCGGCCTCTTCGGCGCCCGACCGGCGTCGCTCGAGCACGGGAGCACCTACCTCGTTTTCGTCGCGCCGGCCGTCCTGTTCGAACTGCTGAACCTGATCGCCAGCCGAACCTACACCGGCGTCGGTGACACGTTCACGGAGATGATCGCTCGCGCGGGCGGCGCGGTCCTCAACATCGTCCTGAGCGCGGTTCTGATCTTCGGCTTCGATCTCGGCGTCGCCGGTGCGGCGATCGGCACGACGCTTTCGACCGGCTTCGTCACCGTCGTCCTCGGCTGGGGCATGGTGGGTCGATCCTACGGCGCGCTCGGCATGGAGCCGAGTCCCGTCCCGATCACGCTCTCCGGGGGCTGGCTCGAGCCGACGATGCTTCGGCAGGTAATCGAGATCTCGACGCCCGAGATCGGTCGGAAACTCGCCCAGGGGATCGTCGTCTTTCCGCTGCTGTGGATCGCCGCGACGTTCGGCCCCGTGGTCGTCACGGCCCTCGAGGTCGGCCGCCGCGTCCGCAGCCTGATTAACAGCGTCAACTGGGGGCTGTCGCTGGCCTCGAGTTCGCTCGTGGGCCAGCGGCTCGGCTCGAACGAGGAGGACGAGGCGGGCGCCTACGGCGCGGCGATCATCCGGCTCTCAGTGGTGTGTTTCACCGGACTGGCCGCGCTCGTCGTCGTCTTCGCGGAGCCGATCGCGGGCCTGTTCGTCGGGGGCGAGGAGGTCGCGCTGGCGGCCACGTTCGTCGCCGTCGGCGCAATCAGTTCGATCGGGTTCGGAATCGACGGGGCCGCGGCGGGAGCGCTGCTCGGCGCGGGCGACACCCGCTGGCCGTTCGTCGCCTCGCTGGTCGGCCGCTACGGCTTCGCGGTTCCGGCGGCTGCGCTGGGGCTGGTCACGCCGCTCGGCGTTGCCGCGCTCTACCTCGCCCTGTTGCTCGAGACGTTCGTCCCGGGCGGGATCAACTACTGGCTGTTTCGAAGCGGCCGCTGGAAGGTCGTGAGTCGGCGGTATCGCCCGTCGTCGGATTCGGAATCGGGCTAACTACCCCACTCGGATGTGCCGAAGCAGGGTCGGCGCCTTCGTAATATCTTTCGGCGCAAACGGGTACAGAGACAGCAGGTCGAAAAGCGTTAGTTCGTACCGTTGCAGTCGCGCTGCTTGCTCGCCTGATAGTTGACCTACGTTCCGAACGAACCGATTCTGCTGGCTGGCGTCGAAGTCGTACAACAACTCCCCTACTATCCGTTGGATCTTCCATCTCGAACCCCGTTTCCGGTTCCATCGGTCCTCGTACGCTGAAAGAATCCTTCGAGAGATGTTCCCCTTCCGAAGCGCATCCAGTACGACGTCGGCCGCCATTTCGGCGGACTCCATTCCGGGTCGAATTCCTTCTCCGAACATCGGATTGAGGCTCGAAACTGCATCGCCGACCGCAACGATGCCGTCCCCGACTCGCTGATTGATCGAATTGTCGGACGCGACTTCGCCCGCGTGCACACCGCGAATCTCCTCGACGTCCCATCGCGAATCGCTTTCGATCCACCGGCGGACGTACGCGTCTATGTTGTCACCGCTCGGACGCCGGTGGCGCTCGTAGAAATCGTCCACCCAGCAGACGCCGATTTTGAACACCCCGTCGCCCGCCGGGAAGACCCAGGCGTAGCCACCGGGGGCGTACTCGTGATCGAACCGGAACAGCATCGAGTTACGGTCGAACGACCCGCACACCTCGAACTCCTTTCCGATCCCTCGTTGTGCGGCCTCCGGATCCCACATCCCGAGTTCGCTCGTCAGTACGCCGGCGGGTCCGGTTGCATCGACGACGACATCAGCGTAGAACTCCCTGACGCCACCGTTCTGCCGTGCGACAACGCCGGCTACGGTTTCGTCCTCCAAAATCGGCCCGGAGACGCGCGACCCGGTGAAAACATCGACACCGCGTTCTGCGGCATCTTCGCCGAGATACGCCAGGAACGCGGGAAAGTCGAGAACGTAATTCGGAATCTCGAGCCGCTCGCTCGCTTCGGGTCCCTCGAAAATGACACCGGGATTGGAACTCATTATCACGCGTTCCGGAATATCGTATCCCGCTACGACCTGGTGGAAGGTACCGCCGGTCGATTTGTCGTTGTCGCGGAGGGTTTCGTTTCTCTCGAGGACCGCGACCGAATGCGCTGAGCGGTGGCTGATCTCCCTCGCGAACTGGAGCCCCGCCGGTCCACCTCCGGCGACGACGATATCGTACTCTGCCATTCGACGGTCGAACTACAGCGCCGATCCAAATAATAGGCCCCGGCCGCCTGACTCGCGGCATGCGGCCGGCAAGGCTCGAAAGTGTGCACGCGACGCGTACCGATTGCGCAATCGCGGCCGTGTCGAACGGCTCGAGGGTGCAGTCCTTTCAGACGCCGGAACGGAGTCCCGGACGAGTCGTTCCGGATGGCATTCGCCCTCGTGAAGGGGCGAGCAGTGCGACCGATATCCGCCGTCCGTGGACTCCCGATCAGTTGCTATCGGAGCGCGGAGCGACTGGCCCGGTCGAGCCGAACAGGTTCTCCGGATCGAACTCGGTTTTGAGATCGACCATCCGCTCGTAGTTGTCGCCGAAGCGGAGTTTCGCGGGATCCTCGTTCAGTCCCGGGAAGTTACCGTAGCTCCCTCCACCGACCGCCAGTTCGCTCGCGTCAGCGATCGCTTCGCGAGCCCAGGTTACGTTCGCGTCGTCGTCGTCGCGATCCTCCCAGTTGGCTTCGACGGTGAGCATGTAGGGCTTGTCCCGGTGAAAGAACGCGGTCGCGTCGTTCGGGACCTCCTCGACCGCGCCGCCGAGACACCAGAGGTCGATCGTAGAGAGCTTCGAGGGGGCCGACTCGGTGTACCGAACCATGATATCGACGACGTCGTCGGTGACCTCGGTGAGGTAGACCGCCTTCCAGTAGTACCGGAGTCCGTCGGGGTAGTCCTCGTCGAGCATCGACTGCAGGGAGACGTAGTCCATCGATCCGCTGAGATCCACGATCGGCGTCGCACTCGTCCGTAGCGGGTCGAACACGTCGGCGGCCGTCTCGAGATCACCCCGGTAGGAGCCGAGCATCGCGACGGCGGGGTCGCCCCACGCCTCCGCGGGAAACTCCTCGAGGTCGGGAACGTGCGCGGCGAAGGCGAGCACGCCCGCCTCTCGCGGCGCGTCGACGGTCCACTCGAGGGTCCGCTCCATCACCGCGGCCGCATCGTCGGCGCGGAACCACGCGAAGAACGCATACACCTCGACCTCGTGGAGGTCGAACTCGAACGACGTGACGATGCCGAGGGAGCCGCCGCCGCGGATCCCCCAGAACAGGTCCGCGTTCCGGTCAGCGCTTGCGGTGTGGACCTTCTCGTCCGCGGTGACGACGTCGACGCTCCGAAGGTTGTCCAGCGCGAGTCCGTACTGCCGACTCAGGTGACCGTAGCCCCCGTTGAGGGTCAACCCGGCGACGCCCGTCTCAGAAACCACGCCGAGGGCCGTCGCGAGGCCGAACAGTTGCGTTTCGCGGTCGACGTCCCCGAGGGTCGCGCCGCCCTCGACGCGAGCGGTTCGTCGGTCCGGATCGACCCGGACGCTCCGCATCGCCGAGAGGTCGACGACGAGGCCGCCGTCGCAGACGGCCGTCCCGGCGACGTTGTGTCCGCCGCTCCGAACCGCGAGCGGCAGGTCGTGCTCTCGAGCGAACGTCACCGACGCGACGACGTCGGCGACGCCGGCACAGCGGGCGACGATCGCCGGATACCGGTCTATCATTCCGTTCCAGACCTGCCGAACCCGTTCGTACTCCGGATCCGACGGACGGACGACGTCGCCGGAGACGTCGGCTTCGAACGCCCGAACGTCGCTGCTCGGAAGGTCGGCGAGCGCCTTCTCACCTGCTGTCTGCCTACCGTTGCCATGGATCGAACTACGCCACCAGCGGCGATAGACTAGTTTGGCGATTTATACGATGATCAACCGTGTAGATACGACGGCGTCGACGATCGAGCGTCCGGAATCGGCCAAGTCGGCGAGCGACGACGGCACTCGGTCCAGTGGTCGGAGCGTCCAGTCGTCGGCCGACTCGAGCGCCGGAGATAGTTATCACTCCGAGCACTATAATCCGGTATGGCTGACCCAGCAGCGCCGAAATCCGAATCGGACGATAGCGACGGGTTCGACGAGACGGGCCTCGGCGCCGGAATCGCGATCGGAATGGCGATCGGCGTTTCGATCGGTATCGGGACGGACAACCTGGCGCTGTGGCTCCCGATCGGCGTGGCTATCGGCGTTGCTCTCGGCGCCGGAATAAATCAGTGAGCGTCGCTTAGGTCCCGTTCGAGGGTCGAACCGTCACCCGCTGCGTCTCGGTTTCCTCACCGCGTTGTTCGGCGACCACGTACTGCACTTCGACGACCAGCGACTCGTCGCCGTGCGGTTCGATCGCCTCGTAGAGCCGATCGGCGAGCCCCGACTCGGGTCCCGGCTCTTCGCCGCCGACGGTAACAATGACTCGATCGATCGACTGAATCGGGTAGTTGCCGTCGAGTTCGACCGCGACGTCTTCGTTTTGGAGGTGCTCGTACTCGGACTCGTTGAGCACCGCCTCGACCTCGTTCTCGGCCGACGATTCGAGTTCGGTCGTGTGGAAATCGAGGAGCGTGACGCCGGCCAGCGGCGCGGCGAGCACCAGCAGTCCGACGCCGAATATCGTCGCGTAGGTGTACGTCGGTTTGCGGGTCGGTGAGACCTCGAACAGCCCCTGCGGGCGGTAGCCGGCGATCCACAGCGTCGCCAGCGCGGCGAGGTTGATCGAGAGGAGGTTGACGACGACGAGGACGGCAGCACCGATCGCCGCGCCGTACATCCCCCAGGCGACGGTGATGCCGACCGCGGCGGAGGGCGGGATCAGCGCCGCGGCGATCATCACGCCGACGATGGCCTCCGAGAAGCCCCGCGTCAGACTCAGGATGCCGGCGATCCCGGCTCCCAACGCCACCGCGAGCGAGAACAGGTTCGGCGAGACGCGCTCCTCGAGTTCGGTCGCGACGACGATGTCGACCCCCGCGGGCTCGAGGCCGGCGAACCGAGCGAGGGTGGCGAGGACGATCGACGCCCCGACGACGATCGTCACGCCGACGAACTGGTAGCGAAAACCGGTCGCCTTGAGCCGGTTGTCACCGGTGACGATGCCGACGTTGGCCGCGAGCGCGGGCCCGAGAAGCGGGGCGATGACCATCGCGCCGATGACGACCGCCGGCGAGTCGGCCAGCAGGCCCGCGGTGGCGACGACGGCGCTGATGAGCAACATGACGGCGTAGATGGTAAACGGCGGCGTGAGTTCGTCGGCTTTCGTCCGGAGGACTTGCCTCGAGGTGCGAGCCCCCTTCCCACCCTGGCTGTACTGGTCACGAAGCGTCGAGAACTGTTCTGAGAGGACCGTCTCGGCGTTGATTACGACGACGCTGGAGTCGTCGCTGATACCGGCTCGGCGCAGTCGGTCGAGCACCGGTTCGACGGCCCGCGTCGGCAGCGGGAACCGGACGACGGCCGTGTACCCCCGGCCGCTGGTTTCGTCGCTGACGACGTAGTCGACTCCCTCCTCCTCTAAGATGTCGAGCACGGCCCGACGTTTTCCATCCGGGACCGTAATCTCGAGATAGCGCATACGGGACCCACAATCGAGCCGTGGATAATTTCGGGGTCGGCAGGAGACGGGTAGTAACGAGACGAGGGCGCGCGAACAGCGTCAGTCGTCGGTGCCGACGATCCCGCAGGCGATGGCGTCGGGGTTGCGAATCTCCTCGCCGTCGACGGCGTCGGGATCCAATAGCAGGACCGTGTCGTCGGGCATCTCGGCTTCGATCTGTACCGGCCGACCCAGAACGTCCTCGAGTTCGTCCGCGTCGTCGATGTCGAACGCCCGCTCGAGCAGGAGCTCGGCGTTCGCTCGCGAGAGCACGAAAACGAGGCCTGACGGATCGGCGGCGTCGTTTGCACCCGCCTCGAGCAACTCGGAGAGCGAGTCGGCGCTGATCTCGTCGAACGAGCGAATCGTCACGCGCGCGGTATCGGAGCCGGGGGCGTCGCTCGACTGCGTGCGCAGTCGCGCGGACAGTTCCTCGAAATCCGTGGTGGTCTCGATCGGGGTGTCGTGACTCGAACCCATGGCGGGAGTCGACCGTCGGTGTGCTTGACGCTACGGCCGGCCAGTTCCGGGATGGGACCGTGCGACGGCGCTCTACCTGCACGATTATTGTGTGCCACTTCGTACCACGACTATGGGAGAGACACTCGACGATATCGACTTTCTCGCCCGCTCCGACCACCGCGTCGGGGTACTCGAGACGCTGGCCGAACGCCCGTGTGACCGGGGCGACCTGCGCGCCGCGACCGGGGCCTCCTCGCCGACGTTGGGGCGAATCCTCACCGACTTTCAGGATCGCCACTGGATCGAACGGGACGGACGAACGTACCGGCTGACCGAACTGGGCGAATTCGTCGCGGATCGATTCGGGACCTTCGTCGACGCGATGGCGCTCGAGCGACGACTCCGAACGGTCTGGCCGTGGCTGCCACACGAGGTCGACGGGTTCAGCGTCGACCTGTTCACCGACGTAGTCGTCTCCGTTCCGGGTCCCGGATACCCCTATCAGCCCGTCGAACGCCTCACGGATCTACTCGCAGAGACGACGACAATGTACGGATTCGGGATGGCGATGCTCAAGTCGAGTAATTTGGAACCCTTCTTCGACCGCGCCCTGGACGATCTGGTGTGTGAATATATCTATCCGCCTGCCGTCTTCGAGGAACTCCTGTCGTGGGACGGCAAAACCGTCGCGGAGGCGACCACGCGACCCAACTACACCGTCCTGTTGCACGACGACCTCCCGGTGGACGAACGGTGTGGGATCTGCCTCTTCGACGACCGGGTCAGCATCTGTTGTTTCGATCACGAAACCGGAACGCTCCGCTCGCTCGTCGACACGGGGAGCGACGAGATGCACGGGTGGGCGGCGTCGTACTACGAGCGGTTCCGGGCGGAAGCCAGCCCGCTCGAGGCGGCAGACGACCTCCTTTCGGTCGAATCGTTTCCGTGAGCGGTCTATCCGGTTCGAACCTCCCTCTGTCGACCGCTGCGTTCACGTCGTGAAATATTTCACTAGGAAATTATACATTCGCCTGCCGCGTACTCGCGTTCGTGGTGAACTGTCATGAGCGATCAGGAATACCAATCCGCCGGCTGGCAGCTCGAACAATCCGCTTCCGAGGCCTACGAACGGTACTTGGTCCCACCGCTGTTCGCCCCGTGGGCCGAACGGCTCCTCGATGCCGCCGATCCGCGTGAGGGTGATCGTCTCCTAGATGTCGCGTGCGGGACCGGCATCGTGGCGCGCAGAGCCGCCTCTCGGGTTGATGAGCACGGAGCCGTCGTGGGCCTCGACACCAACGAGGGAATGCTCGCGGTGGCGGCGGAGACGACCGACGACGAACGCCGACCCACGATCGAGTGGCGACGGGGGGACGCGACAGATCTCCCGTTTCCCGAGGGACGATTCGATGTTGCCTGCTGCCAACAGGCCCTCCAGTTCGTCGACGAACCGTCCGTTGCACTCGAGGAGATGCACCGCGTCCTCGAACCGGGCGGACGCGTGGCGCTCAGCGTCTGGCGACCGTTGGAGTACCAGCCCGGCTACGTCGTCGCGGCCGACGCGCTGGAGAGCCACATCGGTGATGAGGCCGGGGCGATGATGCGCTCTCCGTTCCCCGCGTGGGACGGGGATACCCTCCGAACACTCGCCCGCGAGGCGGGGTTCGACGACGTATCGGTCACCATCGAGATCGGCTCGATGCGCTATCCATCGGTGGCGGAGTTCGTGCGTCGGGAAGCTGCAAGCTCACCGCTGGCCGAGCCCATCGCAGCCGCCGAGCGGACGGTTCGAGACGAGCTGATTCAAGCGGTTGGGGACGGGATCGACGCGTATATCGACGACGAGGGAGTCGTCTTCCCGATGGAATCGTACTGCTTCACTGCGCGCGGATAGCAACGGAGGGCGGTCGCCAGCGCTCGTCGAGCGGAGAGGTCTCCTATCCTCGACGAACCCGAATCAGACCGAGAGCTACGAATCACTCGAGCCGCGACCGGAGAGCCACTCGTCCATCCAGCCCGCAAACTCCATGCGCTCTTGCATGCGCCACTGAACGAGGGCCACGGGCAGCGGGACGGCCGTCAGCGCGGTAAAGAGCCAGACCGTTGGCAGTCCCCGCGTCAGGACCCAAATCAAACAGACGAGTCCGACGACGCTTTCGAGGACCGACAGCGCGATCCAGACCCGCCAGAGCCGGTTCGCTCTGGCCCGCTGTTCCGCCGTATAGATCCGATAACCGTTGGCGACGCCGAGCGGTCCGCCGACCAGAAAGACGACCGAGAGAACGATCGTCATCGTTTCGAACATACGGCTCTCTCGGACGGAAACATCAAAAATCCATCTACTCTTCTGGGGTGGACTACAGGCAGTCGGACAGTCGATCCGACCGATTCGAGCCCGTAGCGACCTCCAGTAGCGCTATCCGTGATACCGGCTGGCGGGTTCCAGCAACGGGCTCGAGGCCATCAGGCGCGTTCGGTTTCGGATGGTCGCCCGTCGTCCGACTCCGCGGCTCGCCGTGCGAGCATCCCTCGCTTGGACACGTAGTAAGCGAAGACGAGAAATCCGGCTGCCGGTAGTATGATCCCCAGATCGTACTGTTCGGGGTTCTCGAGTCCGAGTCGCCTCGCATCGATGTAGACGAGCACGGCCATCGGGATCTGGATGACGAAGAGACCGACCAGGAGGGCGAGGACCAGATCTGACATACCCGGTCGTTTGCTATCAATTGACGTAACTATGCCGAAGATTGTGAGTGTGAGACAGCGCGTGTCGGTGCGCCGTTCGACTGCCGGATGCCGAACGCGGGCGTTACTGATACGCCGGTAACCGGTCGGACGAGTCCGATCCCTCGAGGAATGGCAACTCGGTCACGGTCGCGGGCACTTCCTCACCGGCGACGCGAACCGTCAGTTCGTGGTTCTCGAGCCCGTAGTCGAGGAGCGCGAGCGCGATAGTCTGCTCGAGCAGCGGACTCTCTCCCGCGCGAGTGACCTCACCGACCGAGCTATCGCCGTCGAAGACGGCCGCGCCGGAGTCCGGAACTGCCTCATCCTCGAGCGTCAGTCCCACCAGCCGCCGGCTCGGCTGGCCG
Above is a window of Natronorubrum tibetense GA33 DNA encoding:
- the lrp gene encoding HTH-type transcriptional regulator Lrp — translated: MTYETLDDDLVNELLDNGRASLRSLAEELDVSVTTVSNHLSDLEEEGVIEGYTPKVNYDELGYDVTAIMQLKAEGHALPEITETLQDHRQMISVYEVTGDYDVIAIGKFEDTDDMNDQIKTLITDPDINQSNTSIVLNTVAENEQFELETDDD
- a CDS encoding geranylgeranyl reductase family protein — encoded protein: MYDFVVVGVGPPGARFARRAAEDGYDVLAVEKGTIGEPLACSGHVSTDIWEFTGEGAREELFQNEIYGARFHVGGPHSEAYPFYKSEVASNVIDRVGLDRHLADLAREAGADVREEHTVTAVTERRDRVEVVANGPDGVVEFEAKMLAGCDGARSRVRDELDLPEPDELLHGVLAFSEEEDHENFVDVHLTAPTFFAWRIPRGDAGVEYGLAAPPGVQVTKHFEELIDGYEIDVSHRCSGPIPIGPPDRVTTRRAFLIGDAAAQTKPFTGGGILYSMTSADHAAREIDPDRPTTLAAYEHAWRNDLEREQTLGHYLRRAYSLPEPVQHVGLGALSGEIGVHMDRPTSLVSPSHLKTLLSRLR
- a CDS encoding MATE family efflux transporter translates to MTGRQRAAVEFVARSLERLGIIDAERFHPTADLAWPRIVTGFAIMSKQTADLAMVGIAVGTAGTAGLAYALAFWEIVTMIGLGLAGGTVSLVSQNYGGEETDRASLVVKQSVLLATAIALPIVAVFLLFADSLIGLFGARPASLEHGSTYLVFVAPAVLFELLNLIASRTYTGVGDTFTEMIARAGGAVLNIVLSAVLIFGFDLGVAGAAIGTTLSTGFVTVVLGWGMVGRSYGALGMEPSPVPITLSGGWLEPTMLRQVIEISTPEIGRKLAQGIVVFPLLWIAATFGPVVVTALEVGRRVRSLINSVNWGLSLASSSLVGQRLGSNEEDEAGAYGAAIIRLSVVCFTGLAALVVVFAEPIAGLFVGGEEVALAATFVAVGAISSIGFGIDGAAAGALLGAGDTRWPFVASLVGRYGFAVPAAALGLVTPLGVAALYLALLLETFVPGGINYWLFRSGRWKVVSRRYRPSSDSESG
- a CDS encoding NAD(P)/FAD-dependent oxidoreductase, translating into MAEYDIVVAGGGPAGLQFAREISHRSAHSVAVLERNETLRDNDKSTGGTFHQVVAGYDIPERVIMSSNPGVIFEGPEASERLEIPNYVLDFPAFLAYLGEDAAERGVDVFTGSRVSGPILEDETVAGVVARQNGGVREFYADVVVDATGPAGVLTSELGMWDPEAAQRGIGKEFEVCGSFDRNSMLFRFDHEYAPGGYAWVFPAGDGVFKIGVCWVDDFYERHRRPSGDNIDAYVRRWIESDSRWDVEEIRGVHAGEVASDNSINQRVGDGIVAVGDAVSSLNPMFGEGIRPGMESAEMAADVVLDALRKGNISRRILSAYEDRWNRKRGSRWKIQRIVGELLYDFDASQQNRFVRNVGQLSGEQAARLQRYELTLFDLLSLYPFAPKDITKAPTLLRHIRVG
- a CDS encoding FAD-binding oxidoreductase translates to MIDRYPAIVARCAGVADVVASVTFAREHDLPLAVRSGGHNVAGTAVCDGGLVVDLSAMRSVRVDPDRRTARVEGGATLGDVDRETQLFGLATALGVVSETGVAGLTLNGGYGHLSRQYGLALDNLRSVDVVTADEKVHTASADRNADLFWGIRGGGSLGIVTSFEFDLHEVEVYAFFAWFRADDAAAVMERTLEWTVDAPREAGVLAFAAHVPDLEEFPAEAWGDPAVAMLGSYRGDLETAADVFDPLRTSATPIVDLSGSMDYVSLQSMLDEDYPDGLRYYWKAVYLTEVTDDVVDIMVRYTESAPSKLSTIDLWCLGGAVEEVPNDATAFFHRDKPYMLTVEANWEDRDDDDANVTWAREAIADASELAVGGGSYGNFPGLNEDPAKLRFGDNYERMVDLKTEFDPENLFGSTGPVAPRSDSN
- a CDS encoding TIGR00341 family protein, which produces MRYLEITVPDGKRRAVLDILEEEGVDYVVSDETSGRGYTAVVRFPLPTRAVEPVLDRLRRAGISDDSSVVVINAETVLSEQFSTLRDQYSQGGKGARTSRQVLRTKADELTPPFTIYAVMLLISAVVATAGLLADSPAVVIGAMVIAPLLGPALAANVGIVTGDNRLKATGFRYQFVGVTIVVGASIVLATLARFAGLEPAGVDIVVATELEERVSPNLFSLAVALGAGIAGILSLTRGFSEAIVGVMIAAALIPPSAAVGITVAWGMYGAAIGAAVLVVVNLLSINLAALATLWIAGYRPQGLFEVSPTRKPTYTYATIFGVGLLVLAAPLAGVTLLDFHTTELESSAENEVEAVLNESEYEHLQNEDVAVELDGNYPIQSIDRVIVTVGGEEPGPESGLADRLYEAIEPHGDESLVVEVQYVVAEQRGEETETQRVTVRPSNGT
- a CDS encoding helix-turn-helix transcriptional regulator; the protein is MGETLDDIDFLARSDHRVGVLETLAERPCDRGDLRAATGASSPTLGRILTDFQDRHWIERDGRTYRLTELGEFVADRFGTFVDAMALERRLRTVWPWLPHEVDGFSVDLFTDVVVSVPGPGYPYQPVERLTDLLAETTTMYGFGMAMLKSSNLEPFFDRALDDLVCEYIYPPAVFEELLSWDGKTVAEATTRPNYTVLLHDDLPVDERCGICLFDDRVSICCFDHETGTLRSLVDTGSDEMHGWAASYYERFRAEASPLEAADDLLSVESFP
- a CDS encoding methyltransferase domain-containing protein, whose amino-acid sequence is MSDQEYQSAGWQLEQSASEAYERYLVPPLFAPWAERLLDAADPREGDRLLDVACGTGIVARRAASRVDEHGAVVGLDTNEGMLAVAAETTDDERRPTIEWRRGDATDLPFPEGRFDVACCQQALQFVDEPSVALEEMHRVLEPGGRVALSVWRPLEYQPGYVVAADALESHIGDEAGAMMRSPFPAWDGDTLRTLAREAGFDDVSVTIEIGSMRYPSVAEFVRREAASSPLAEPIAAAERTVRDELIQAVGDGIDAYIDDEGVVFPMESYCFTARG